The following proteins come from a genomic window of Pseudomonas cichorii:
- a CDS encoding TonB-dependent siderophore receptor codes for MHRPLRLTLTPLAFALAFTTLDSVADDPAQPANARQQLMDLDLPAGPLDATLTSIARQSGRNIAFNATLTRGLTAAPLRGRYSVEQAVSEVLRGLPLQLSITPSGTLSIERRPETSAMELSDITVSAASHEQDAWGPAHSWVAQRSATVSKTDTSLLEIPQSVSVITREEMQSRKHDSLADALNYNTSVISQPNGYSRVADDYRMRGFDIGPRTGGVMRDGMKMQSTQFEGGQEPYGLERVEVLKGASSVLYGQLAPGGLINAISKRPTLDPLHEINLEYGNHDRQQLSTDHSGRIDDEGRFSYRLTALVRDSGTQYDAIDDDKHYIAPALTWQINDDSRLTLLASHQRTQTSLTPPMRYDITTFSSTPGYKVPYDLFAGEPDFDDYDGTLQTFGYLFEQRLNDNLQLRHAARYFESRTDYDYITLNNSRISGANLSSLSRTYNSREDIATGWTSDTSLQLDLENGRWKHTLLGGLDYYRKTYDSHRFSGSAPALDLANPVYGNLPAVNRNIDSGSDLHSHQLGIYLQEQLKLDDRWLLMIGMRQDWADNSTRNYRNDSRSSTDDSKATGRIGLVYLAENGLAPYISYSQSFLPSSGTDANGDAFLPTEGEQYEIGIRYQPPGREMMISAAVYQLTQSNVITSIAGSDFDEQTGKERSTGFEVEAKAQLTPQLAMNAAYAYTDAHIIEDNDEVLEGSRIEGTPYHNASLWLDYRFASAGLKGLSVGSGVRYVGTTHTTPSVTDRKIPAYALFDARISYDLDDNWQVSAKAQNLTNEKYLYCANSCRYGDTRSVVGAVSYRW; via the coding sequence ATGCACCGACCACTGCGCTTGACCCTGACACCGCTGGCATTTGCCCTGGCGTTCACCACGCTGGACAGCGTGGCCGATGATCCCGCCCAGCCCGCAAACGCCCGCCAGCAACTCATGGACCTGGATCTGCCAGCCGGCCCTCTGGATGCAACCCTGACCAGCATCGCTCGCCAGAGCGGGCGCAACATTGCGTTTAACGCAACGCTGACTCGCGGCCTGACAGCCGCGCCATTACGCGGTCGCTACAGCGTCGAGCAGGCGGTGAGCGAGGTGCTGCGAGGTTTGCCCCTGCAATTGAGCATCACCCCCAGCGGCACCTTGAGCATTGAGCGGCGCCCCGAGACTTCGGCCATGGAACTCTCGGATATCACGGTGAGTGCGGCCAGCCATGAACAAGACGCCTGGGGACCGGCTCACAGCTGGGTCGCACAACGCAGTGCAACCGTGAGCAAGACCGACACCTCCCTGCTGGAGATTCCCCAGTCGGTGTCGGTGATTACCCGTGAAGAAATGCAGTCGCGCAAACACGACAGCCTTGCCGACGCCCTCAACTACAACACCAGTGTGATCAGCCAGCCGAACGGCTACAGCCGCGTGGCCGACGACTACCGCATGCGCGGTTTCGATATCGGCCCACGCACAGGCGGCGTAATGCGCGACGGCATGAAAATGCAGAGCACCCAGTTTGAAGGGGGTCAGGAACCTTACGGGCTGGAACGTGTGGAAGTGCTCAAGGGCGCATCCTCCGTACTGTATGGCCAACTGGCGCCCGGCGGGCTGATCAACGCCATCAGCAAGCGTCCCACGCTCGACCCGTTGCATGAAATCAATCTGGAATACGGCAATCATGATCGACAGCAACTCTCCACCGATCACAGTGGCCGCATCGATGACGAAGGCCGTTTCAGCTATCGGCTGACTGCCCTGGTGCGCGACAGCGGCACCCAGTACGACGCCATCGACGATGACAAGCACTACATCGCCCCCGCGCTGACCTGGCAGATCAACGACGACAGCCGCCTGACCCTGCTCGCCAGTCATCAGCGCACACAGACCAGCCTGACGCCGCCCATGCGCTATGACATCACCACCTTTAGCTCAACGCCGGGCTACAAAGTGCCCTATGACCTGTTTGCGGGCGAGCCGGATTTCGACGATTACGATGGCACCTTGCAGACCTTCGGCTATCTGTTCGAGCAGCGCCTGAACGACAACCTGCAATTGCGTCACGCGGCCCGCTACTTCGAGTCCCGCACCGACTATGACTACATCACCCTGAACAACAGCCGGATCAGCGGCGCGAATCTGTCGAGCCTGTCGCGCACTTACAACTCACGCGAAGACATTGCCACCGGCTGGACCTCTGACACCAGCCTGCAACTGGATCTGGAAAACGGGCGCTGGAAACATACCCTGCTGGGCGGCCTGGACTACTACCGCAAGACCTACGACAGCCACCGCTTCAGCGGCAGCGCACCGGCGCTGGACCTTGCCAACCCGGTCTATGGCAACCTGCCTGCCGTGAACCGTAACATCGACAGTGGCTCCGACCTGCACAGCCATCAACTCGGCATTTACCTGCAGGAACAGCTGAAACTCGATGACCGCTGGCTTCTGATGATCGGCATGCGCCAGGACTGGGCTGACAACAGCACCCGCAACTACCGCAACGACTCGCGCAGCAGCACCGACGACAGCAAGGCCACTGGGCGCATCGGGCTGGTCTATCTGGCCGAAAACGGTCTGGCGCCTTATATCAGCTATAGCCAGTCCTTCCTGCCCTCTTCCGGCACCGATGCCAATGGCGATGCCTTCCTGCCCACCGAAGGCGAGCAATATGAAATCGGTATCCGCTACCAGCCTCCAGGTCGCGAGATGATGATCAGCGCGGCGGTCTATCAGTTGACCCAGAGCAACGTCATCACCTCCATTGCAGGCTCGGACTTCGACGAGCAGACCGGCAAGGAACGCAGCACCGGTTTTGAAGTGGAAGCCAAGGCTCAACTGACGCCACAACTGGCCATGAACGCCGCCTATGCCTATACCGACGCCCATATCATCGAGGACAACGATGAAGTGCTCGAAGGGTCGCGCATCGAAGGCACGCCTTATCACAATGCCTCGCTGTGGCTGGATTACCGTTTCGCCTCGGCGGGCCTGAAGGGCCTGTCAGTGGGCAGCGGCGTGCGCTATGTCGGCACCACCCACACCACGCCCAGCGTCACGGATCGCAAGATCCCGGCCTACGCCTTGTTCGATGCACGAATCAGCTATGACCTGGACGACAACTGGCAAGTCAGCGCCAAGGCACAGAACCTCACCAACGAGAAATACCTGTACTGCGCCAACTCATGCCGCTATGGCGATACCCGTAGTGTGGTGGGGGCGGTCAGTTATCGGTGGTAA
- a CDS encoding FecR family protein, with the protein MSTQRLSPSVAEAIEWLALQRSGSISTTQRQHFQQWLQSSQDNRDAWAQLEQRIGQTFAGLPPLSRQVLSTSGQNRRQWLRGALGLAGMGVGGWWLQRNGLLPWNRGDLYTGLAERRPFSLEDGSQLLLNARSRVDLAFDDRQRTLILHEGALSIQVASDPQRPLVIRTAFGEARALGTRFTVSLHEQGTHVWVQESRVQLTVASGATQTLGPGQGARLQDGRIQPLDTRLSSENAWKEGLLEVHDQPLADVIEALRDYHPGLLRIDQDAAALRVTGVFTLDDSGQTLRSLQEVLPVKVEKRFGWWTHISLR; encoded by the coding sequence ATGAGCACCCAGCGGCTATCGCCCTCTGTCGCCGAAGCCATTGAATGGCTGGCCCTGCAACGCTCCGGCAGCATCAGCACGACTCAACGCCAACACTTTCAGCAATGGCTGCAGAGCAGCCAGGACAATCGCGATGCCTGGGCGCAACTTGAGCAGCGTATCGGGCAGACCTTCGCCGGGCTGCCGCCCTTGTCACGCCAAGTGTTGAGTACGTCCGGGCAAAACCGTCGTCAATGGCTGCGCGGAGCATTGGGGCTGGCCGGAATGGGTGTCGGCGGCTGGTGGCTGCAACGCAACGGGCTGCTGCCATGGAATCGTGGCGATCTCTACACCGGACTGGCCGAGCGGCGCCCCTTCTCTCTGGAGGATGGCAGCCAGCTTCTACTCAATGCCCGAAGCCGCGTCGACCTGGCCTTCGACGACCGACAGCGCACCCTCATTCTGCATGAGGGCGCCCTCAGCATTCAGGTCGCTTCAGACCCGCAACGGCCTTTGGTCATTCGCACAGCCTTCGGCGAAGCCAGGGCACTGGGCACACGCTTCACCGTCAGCCTGCATGAACAGGGTACGCATGTCTGGGTGCAGGAATCTCGCGTGCAACTCACGGTTGCCAGCGGTGCGACTCAAACCCTGGGTCCAGGCCAGGGCGCACGGCTGCAGGACGGACGCATTCAGCCTCTGGATACGCGCCTGTCGAGCGAAAATGCCTGGAAAGAGGGCTTGCTCGAAGTTCACGACCAGCCGCTGGCCGATGTCATCGAAGCCCTGCGCGACTATCACCCCGGTCTATTGCGCATCGATCAGGATGCCGCCGCGCTGCGGGTCACCGGCGTCTTCACCCTGGATGACAGTGGCCAGACCTTGCGTTCGCTGCAGGAAGTGCTGCCGGTAAAAGTCGAGAAACGCTTCGGCTGGTGGACGCACATCAGCCTGCGCTGA